A part of Maniola jurtina chromosome 19, ilManJurt1.1, whole genome shotgun sequence genomic DNA contains:
- the LOC123875057 gene encoding aldo-keto reductase family 1 member C15-like isoform X1 — translation MVATTTVLRSSPAECRGCEYSRARRRPSQRRNRCIDKFCRFCKYIFCCGCCKKKRKRRPSKSTRRGRSIECAKRGKESRNRKDERLTSNKNGNELQTYYSSVKPNSTLIKPTHDVQGTSSKPYFKQRCNINKNKQIIGQRSAKHGKDGANILKQKLLKLKESGRVRHVGVSNMNEEQLSRLCAVEKPACLQVEVHVLCQQKQLIAAANRLGIPIVAYSPLGSKELADALAAKTGRDYPNLLELPTVLKIAKAHSRTPAQVLLRYLLQHGVACIPKSTSPSRIKENISLWDFELTKNEMQELAALDRGENGRICDFAFFVGAEKHPEFPFKK, via the exons ATGGTAGCAACCACAACAGTTTTAAGATCATCACCCGCCGAATGCAGAGGATGCGAATACAGCCGTGCGCGCAGACGTCCGAGTCAAAGGCGAAACCGATGCATTGATAAATTCTgccgtttttgtaaatatatattCTGCTGTGGTTGttgtaaaaagaaaagaaaaagaagaccATCTAAATCAACAAGAAGAGGGCGAAGTATAGAATGTGCGAAACGAGGCAAAGAGTCCAGAAATAGAAAGGATGAAAGGCTTACTTCAAATAAAAATGGAAACGAATTACAAACGTATTACAGCAGCGTGAAGCCAAATTCAACGTTAATCAAACCTACACATGACGTACAGGGAACTTCCTCAAAACcgtattttaaacaaagatgcaacattaataaaaacaaacaaataatcGGTCAACGATCTGCAAAACATGGTAAAGATGGCGCTAATATATTAAAGCAG AAATTGCTCAAGTTAAAGGAATCGGGTCGGGTTCGCCATGTCGGGGTATCCAATATGAACGAGGAGCAGCTAAGCAGATTGTGCGCAGTGGAGAAACCGGCTTGCTTACAAGTGGAAGTCCATGTCCTGTGCCAACAGAAACAATTGATCGCAGCTGCCAATCGGCTTGGGATACCGATCGTGGCATACTCTCCCTTGGGATCTAAGGAGTTGGCCGATGCCTTAGCTGCTAAGACAGG ACGTGACTATCCTAATCTTCTGGAGTTGCCGACGGTGCTGAAAATCGCAAAAGCGCATTCTCGTACGCCAGCGCAAGTGCTGTTAAGATACTTACTACAACACggagtagcttgcatcccgaaaagCACCAGCCCTTCAAGAATTAAGgag AATATCTCTCTTTGGGACTTCGAGCTAACCAAAAATGAAATGCAAGAGTTGGCAGCACTAGACCGAGGGGAAAACGGACGCATCTGTGACTTTGCATTTTTTGTCGGCGCAGAGAAACACCCCGAATTTCCTTTTaagaaataa
- the LOC123875057 gene encoding aldo-keto reductase family 1 member A1-like isoform X2, translating to MSVPEYIELEGGDHLPRVGFGTWQAPPDVLEKAVEAALEAGYRHFDSARAYENEDALGRALNRWIGGDPAKRKKLFVVTKLPPSGNRPESVEEYFEASRRDLGLDYIDMYLIHVPFAFEHVPGDLHPKNPDGSMKMDHSTDLVGVWKKLLKLKESGRVRHVGVSNMNEEQLSRLCAVEKPACLQVEVHVLCQQKQLIAAANRLGIPIVAYSPLGSKELADALAAKTGRDYPNLLELPTVLKIAKAHSRTPAQVLLRYLLQHGVACIPKSTSPSRIKENISLWDFELTKNEMQELAALDRGENGRICDFAFFVGAEKHPEFPFKK from the exons GCTCCACCAGATGTGCTCGAAAAGGCTGTGGAAGCGGCATTAGAGGCTGGATATCGCCACTTCGACTCAGCTCGCGCGTACGAAAATGAGGATGCTCTGGGTCGAGCTCTCAACCGATGGATCGGCGGAGACCCTGCTAAGAGGAAGAAGTTGTTCGTCGTGACGAAGCTGCCGCCATCAg GCAATCGACCAGAATCAGTGGAGGAATATTTTGAGGCGTCCCGTCGAGACCTTGGGTTGGACTACATTGACATGTACCTGATACATGTTCCATTCGCCTTCGAACATGTGCCAGGAGACCTCCACCCCAAAAACCCCGACGGAAGTATGAAAATGGACCATTCAACAGATCTTGTAGGCGTGTGGAAA AAATTGCTCAAGTTAAAGGAATCGGGTCGGGTTCGCCATGTCGGGGTATCCAATATGAACGAGGAGCAGCTAAGCAGATTGTGCGCAGTGGAGAAACCGGCTTGCTTACAAGTGGAAGTCCATGTCCTGTGCCAACAGAAACAATTGATCGCAGCTGCCAATCGGCTTGGGATACCGATCGTGGCATACTCTCCCTTGGGATCTAAGGAGTTGGCCGATGCCTTAGCTGCTAAGACAGG ACGTGACTATCCTAATCTTCTGGAGTTGCCGACGGTGCTGAAAATCGCAAAAGCGCATTCTCGTACGCCAGCGCAAGTGCTGTTAAGATACTTACTACAACACggagtagcttgcatcccgaaaagCACCAGCCCTTCAAGAATTAAGgag AATATCTCTCTTTGGGACTTCGAGCTAACCAAAAATGAAATGCAAGAGTTGGCAGCACTAGACCGAGGGGAAAACGGACGCATCTGTGACTTTGCATTTTTTGTCGGCGCAGAGAAACACCCCGAATTTCCTTTTaagaaataa